In a genomic window of Paramicrobacterium chengjingii:
- a CDS encoding Maf family protein, with translation MPVFHLASTSPARRMLLKQAGIDAHAFAPDVDEDAAVESAEREAGAPLAPEQTVELLARAKAEAGATLLRQRGETSGLVFGGDSVFVLDGTIYGKPHTPDEARRRWLLQRGRTGTLFSGHCLIDLATDAGAHSVSASDVSFAADMTDGEIDAYIASGEPLSVAGAFTIDSLGSAFIDSVSGDPSTVVGLSIPALRRLVRELGFEWTQLWQTPPAQAG, from the coding sequence ATGCCCGTCTTTCACCTGGCCTCGACGTCGCCCGCTCGCCGAATGCTGCTGAAGCAAGCGGGCATCGACGCACATGCGTTCGCCCCCGATGTGGACGAGGATGCCGCCGTCGAGAGCGCCGAGCGCGAGGCCGGCGCTCCCCTTGCACCCGAGCAGACCGTTGAGCTTCTTGCGCGAGCGAAGGCGGAGGCCGGTGCCACCCTGCTGCGGCAGCGCGGCGAGACGAGCGGCCTCGTGTTCGGCGGCGACTCCGTGTTCGTGCTCGATGGCACGATCTACGGCAAGCCGCACACGCCAGACGAAGCGCGGCGACGCTGGCTGCTGCAGCGTGGCCGCACCGGAACGCTGTTCTCGGGGCACTGCCTGATCGACCTGGCGACGGATGCCGGCGCGCACAGCGTCTCGGCATCCGATGTCTCGTTCGCCGCCGACATGACCGACGGTGAGATCGACGCGTACATCGCGAGCGGCGAGCCTCTGAGCGTGGCCGGCGCCTTCACGATCGACAGCCTCGGGTCGGCATTCATCGACTCAGTGAGCGGCGACCCGTCGACGGTCGTTGGGCTCTCGATCCCGGCGCTGCGTCGTCTCGTGCGCGAGCTCGGCTTCGAGTGGACGCAGCTGTGGCAGACGCCGCCTGCGCAGGCGGGCTGA
- a CDS encoding acetyl/propionyl/methylcrotonyl-CoA carboxylase subunit alpha — protein MPRITKVLIANRGEIAVRIIRAARDSGRSSVAVYADQDRDALHVKLADEAYALDGTTSADTYLVIDKLLSVARRSGADAVHPGYGFLAENADFARAVMNAGLVWIGPSPEAIEQLGDKVTARHVAEKVGAPLAPGTLNPVENADEVLEFVDEHGLPVAIKAAFGGGGRGLKVARTRDEVAEQFESATREAVAAFGRGECFVEKYLDKPRHVETQCLADAEGNVVVISTRDCSLQRRHQKLVEEAPAPFLTDAQISKLYESSKAILAEVGYVGAGTCEFLIGTDGTVSFLEVNTRLQVEHPVSEEVTGIDLVREQFRIAEGGTIDYADPAASGHSFEFRINGEDPGRNFLPQPGPIHEFRTFGGPGIRLDSGVTTGDEICGAFDSLLGKLIVTGNNRAEALERSRRALAEFEVTGMPTVLPFHRKIVSDPAFTAEDGTFGVYTRWIETEFNNDIEPWDGELGDPKPVDERHSVVVEVSGKRLEVSLPSRILPTDAGSHRVAPAAPKRGGHARATSTSSGNDVAAPMQATIVKVVAEDGQKVVKGDLLLVLEAMKMEQPIAAPRDGVVSDINAPVGTTVSSGHRLLSIADV, from the coding sequence GTGCCACGAATAACGAAGGTCCTGATCGCCAATCGCGGCGAGATCGCTGTCCGCATCATTCGCGCTGCTCGTGACTCGGGGCGTTCTTCGGTCGCGGTCTACGCCGACCAAGATCGCGACGCACTGCACGTCAAGCTCGCTGATGAGGCATACGCCCTCGACGGCACAACGAGCGCCGACACGTACCTCGTGATTGACAAGCTTCTCTCGGTCGCCCGCCGGTCCGGCGCTGACGCCGTGCACCCCGGCTACGGCTTCCTGGCCGAGAACGCCGACTTCGCTCGAGCCGTCATGAACGCCGGGCTCGTCTGGATCGGGCCGTCTCCCGAGGCGATTGAGCAGTTGGGCGACAAGGTCACGGCACGCCACGTCGCCGAGAAGGTGGGCGCTCCCCTCGCGCCCGGAACGCTCAACCCCGTTGAGAATGCAGATGAGGTGCTCGAGTTCGTCGACGAACACGGTCTGCCCGTTGCAATCAAGGCGGCGTTCGGCGGTGGGGGTCGCGGTCTCAAAGTTGCGCGCACCCGCGACGAGGTCGCCGAGCAGTTCGAGTCGGCAACGCGCGAGGCCGTTGCCGCGTTCGGCCGCGGGGAGTGTTTCGTCGAGAAGTATCTCGACAAGCCGCGTCACGTCGAGACCCAGTGCCTGGCTGACGCCGAGGGCAACGTCGTTGTGATCTCAACGCGCGACTGCTCGTTGCAACGCCGTCACCAAAAGCTCGTCGAGGAGGCTCCGGCACCGTTTCTCACCGACGCGCAGATCTCGAAGCTGTACGAGTCGTCGAAGGCTATCCTCGCCGAAGTCGGCTACGTGGGCGCGGGAACCTGTGAGTTCCTCATCGGCACGGACGGCACCGTGTCGTTTCTCGAGGTGAACACGCGACTCCAGGTGGAGCATCCCGTGTCTGAAGAAGTCACGGGGATCGACCTGGTGCGCGAGCAGTTTCGCATCGCCGAGGGCGGCACGATCGACTACGCCGACCCTGCGGCATCCGGTCACTCGTTCGAGTTCCGCATCAATGGGGAGGACCCGGGTAGAAACTTCTTGCCGCAGCCGGGCCCCATCCATGAGTTCCGCACGTTTGGTGGCCCCGGCATCCGCCTCGACTCCGGCGTCACAACGGGCGATGAGATCTGCGGTGCGTTCGACTCACTGCTTGGCAAGCTGATCGTCACAGGCAACAACCGTGCCGAGGCATTGGAGCGCTCACGCCGTGCTCTCGCGGAGTTCGAGGTGACCGGCATGCCGACGGTGCTGCCGTTCCACCGCAAAATCGTCAGCGACCCCGCCTTCACAGCCGAAGACGGCACGTTCGGCGTGTACACACGCTGGATCGAGACGGAGTTCAACAACGACATCGAACCGTGGGATGGCGAGCTGGGCGACCCAAAGCCCGTTGATGAGCGGCACAGCGTCGTCGTCGAGGTGTCGGGCAAGCGTCTTGAGGTGAGTCTGCCGTCGCGCATTCTCCCGACGGATGCCGGTTCGCACCGCGTCGCTCCCGCGGCCCCGAAGCGCGGGGGCCACGCACGCGCCACGTCGACGTCGAGCGGCAATGACGTTGCGGCGCCGATGCAGGCGACGATCGTGAAGGTCGTCGCCGAAGACGGGCAGAAGGTCGTCAAGGGCGATCTATTGCTGGTGCTCGAGGCGATGAAGATGGAGCAGCCGATTGCGGCACCGCGTGACGGCGTGGTTTCTGACATCAACGCGCCCGTCGGAACGACGGTCTCGTCGGGTCACCGGCTCCTCTCTATCGCTGACGTGTAG
- a CDS encoding carbohydrate ABC transporter permease, whose product MSAVDTRAAVGAARSTTRRPRRRAGGHAFRIWSGVIACALFLFPIAWMLLTSFKQQRDIFTIPPTIFFDPTIAQYIDVLTRGGFAGQMVNTVIVAVGSSALSLIAGAMAGYALARLKLRGAGTIGALILASRGVPPIALAVPMFLVARNLGITDTHITLILAYCSFVIPYVMWLMRGFFLALPKELEESAMLDGCSRMGAFFRIILPISIPGLLSTFIFSIVLAWEELLFALVLTNRNATTFPVAIAGMAGDTENGANWGALAAAGMVTVVPVVILVLLVQKWLIRGLAEGATKG is encoded by the coding sequence ATGAGCGCCGTTGATACTCGCGCGGCTGTGGGCGCGGCACGCAGCACCACTCGTCGCCCTCGTCGACGGGCGGGCGGGCACGCCTTCCGGATCTGGTCTGGAGTCATCGCCTGCGCACTATTTCTGTTTCCTATCGCGTGGATGCTTCTGACTTCGTTCAAACAACAGCGGGATATCTTCACTATTCCGCCGACGATCTTCTTTGACCCGACAATTGCACAGTACATTGACGTTCTGACCCGCGGTGGCTTCGCCGGGCAGATGGTGAACACAGTAATCGTTGCCGTGGGATCATCGGCCCTCTCGCTCATCGCAGGCGCTATGGCTGGGTACGCGCTTGCCCGGCTCAAGCTTCGCGGAGCGGGGACGATCGGAGCACTTATTCTCGCCTCACGAGGCGTTCCGCCGATCGCCCTGGCAGTTCCGATGTTTCTCGTCGCGCGAAATCTCGGGATCACAGACACACATATCACCCTGATCCTTGCATACTGCTCGTTCGTGATCCCCTATGTGATGTGGCTGATGCGCGGCTTCTTTCTCGCACTGCCGAAAGAGCTTGAAGAGTCCGCAATGCTTGATGGATGCTCCCGGATGGGTGCCTTCTTCAGGATCATTCTGCCGATCTCCATTCCAGGTCTGCTCTCCACATTCATTTTCAGCATTGTTCTCGCCTGGGAAGAGCTTCTTTTTGCACTCGTGCTGACGAACCGGAACGCGACGACCTTCCCTGTTGCGATCGCCGGGATGGCCGGGGACACCGAGAACGGGGCGAACTGGGGTGCTCTCGCTGCAGCCGGGATGGTCACCGTCGTCCCCGTCGTCATCCTTGTGCTGCTTGTACAGAAATGGTTGATTCGCGGCCTTGCAGAAGGTGCGACGAAAGGATAA
- a CDS encoding response regulator transcription factor: MVSVAIIDDHESVRLGLQAACTGAGHTVATSVSSVDDYLAAVRDTPEDESPVDIVVLDLSLGDGSDVTANVARVQATGAAVLIHSIADRVALVRQALAAGAAGVIPKSSPTDVVIGSIEQVASGGVLNNLEWASAIEADSEFASVQLGRRERDVLHLYASGLPMKQVATELGVAPSTVKQHLDRIRKKYIEVGRPAPTKVDLLRRAVEDGILPELNPGGTDAG; encoded by the coding sequence ATGGTGAGTGTGGCGATCATCGATGATCACGAGTCTGTGCGGCTTGGCCTTCAGGCAGCGTGCACGGGTGCTGGGCACACCGTCGCTACGAGCGTGTCGAGCGTCGACGACTATCTTGCGGCCGTTCGCGACACTCCAGAGGACGAGTCTCCCGTCGACATCGTTGTTCTCGACCTGTCGCTCGGTGACGGCAGTGACGTGACAGCGAACGTCGCGCGCGTGCAGGCGACGGGTGCTGCTGTGCTCATTCACAGCATCGCCGATCGCGTTGCGCTGGTGCGGCAGGCGCTTGCCGCGGGCGCAGCAGGCGTCATTCCGAAGTCATCGCCCACCGACGTCGTCATCGGGTCGATCGAGCAGGTAGCCTCGGGCGGCGTGCTCAACAACCTCGAGTGGGCGAGTGCGATCGAAGCCGATTCGGAGTTCGCCTCGGTGCAGCTCGGCAGGCGCGAGCGCGACGTGCTTCACCTCTACGCGTCGGGGCTGCCGATGAAGCAGGTAGCCACAGAACTCGGTGTCGCGCCGTCCACAGTGAAACAGCACCTCGACCGCATCCGCAAGAAGTACATCGAGGTGGGGCGCCCAGCGCCGACAAAGGTCGACCTGCTGCGACGCGCCGTCGAAGACGGCATTCTCCCCGAGCTCAACCCGGGCGGAACGGATGCCGGCTAG
- a CDS encoding type IV toxin-antitoxin system AbiEi family antitoxin domain-containing protein encodes MNRAEANEILIRHADFTASGRSHNHLVRAVRDGELVRIAPGVYIPAETWTTSYPDARHKLRVFAQLPRLGDVVYSHHSAASVHESKLLGSWPDRVCVTVPPTGSKKGGRSSGAVTRKMAELSVDDVVTIDGVTVTSLARTATDLALILPFTECVAMFDALRNRRHPRLTLGELTASLESQSKRPGYWRALQALAFSTDLSDSVQESRSRVLIHELGFPPPELQYTLTCDGRTYRADFWWKRYRHWAEFDGKGKYLSPEYQNGRSANEIVMTEKRREDAIRRRVDAFSRWEKRDLDDPRRLHRILSSNGLPGEGRRMLPA; translated from the coding sequence ATGAACAGAGCCGAGGCCAACGAGATACTTATCCGCCACGCCGATTTCACCGCGAGCGGCCGTTCGCACAACCACCTCGTGCGCGCGGTGCGAGATGGCGAACTCGTGCGCATCGCCCCTGGCGTCTACATCCCGGCCGAGACATGGACGACGTCCTACCCAGATGCGCGCCACAAACTGCGGGTTTTCGCGCAACTGCCTCGACTCGGCGATGTTGTTTACTCGCATCACTCGGCCGCGTCCGTCCACGAGAGCAAGCTTCTCGGCTCTTGGCCTGATCGCGTGTGTGTCACAGTTCCACCGACAGGCAGCAAAAAGGGCGGTCGTTCATCGGGGGCGGTTACGCGCAAGATGGCTGAGCTCAGCGTCGACGACGTTGTCACGATCGACGGTGTCACTGTAACGTCACTTGCCCGCACAGCGACGGATCTTGCCCTCATACTTCCATTTACAGAGTGCGTCGCAATGTTCGATGCTCTTCGCAATCGGCGTCATCCGAGGCTCACACTCGGCGAGTTGACGGCTTCTCTCGAGTCGCAGTCGAAACGGCCCGGCTACTGGAGAGCGCTGCAGGCCCTCGCATTTTCGACGGATCTATCTGACTCCGTTCAGGAGTCACGCAGCCGTGTGCTCATTCACGAGCTCGGTTTCCCGCCGCCAGAACTCCAGTACACGCTGACGTGCGATGGCAGAACATACAGAGCAGACTTCTGGTGGAAAAGATATCGTCACTGGGCGGAGTTCGACGGCAAGGGCAAGTATCTCTCACCCGAGTATCAGAATGGGCGTTCAGCCAATGAGATCGTCATGACAGAGAAGCGCCGTGAAGACGCGATCCGCCGTCGAGTCGACGCATTCTCGCGCTGGGAGAAGCGAGACCTCGACGACCCTCGGCGGCTGCACCGCATTCTTTCATCGAACGGTCTTCCGGGTGAGGGGCGTCGGATGCTGCCTGCCTGA
- a CDS encoding ABC transporter substrate-binding protein codes for MSLTRTRATTFRRAASVVVVAAVGVSALTACGSSSDAAEDGGGLGTADKHVKITMMSNDAFAETWQEQLVPEFNKAYPYIDVTIDSTPYDSLLAKGMLNGTSPDPEYDLITLDDPWTPQLADAGVLLDLKDEAAATWTDDDYDWDDFNSAPLAASEWDGHQYGVPLRSNLLVMMYNKDLYSSAGVPEPTPELTWDEYMSQVPDLVQDTNGDGETDSWAAGLTWVRGVLSPPFWQAALNSNGGALFDDDMNPTFDTADGEAALQTQVDLLEYAPPGALTYNYNEPLDAFRQGKIATLFTWGSAFKSAAVDSSVTTLTPDQVGIQTMPAGSEGPSTHRGVWSGSVFKNSDNPEAAWTFLQWMSSKKGEKWASDNLGSFPARKSTLSSDPAEEWLKPVYTTIQSGFDVAADGEMWRPRSPQSNAIQEILANETSAAMQGKRSAADALARASAEIKELLED; via the coding sequence ATGTCCCTAACACGCACCAGAGCAACCACGTTCAGGCGGGCAGCATCCGTCGTTGTTGTTGCCGCAGTAGGCGTTTCCGCGCTCACCGCATGCGGATCGAGCTCAGACGCCGCCGAGGATGGCGGTGGTCTTGGCACAGCTGATAAACACGTGAAGATCACGATGATGTCCAACGATGCGTTCGCCGAAACCTGGCAAGAACAACTTGTCCCAGAGTTCAACAAGGCCTACCCGTACATCGACGTCACGATCGATTCCACACCGTACGACAGTCTTCTGGCAAAGGGCATGCTCAACGGAACAAGCCCAGACCCCGAGTACGACCTGATCACTCTCGACGACCCGTGGACGCCGCAGCTCGCCGATGCTGGAGTTCTTCTCGACCTGAAGGACGAAGCCGCTGCAACGTGGACAGATGACGACTACGACTGGGACGACTTCAACTCTGCACCTCTCGCCGCAAGTGAATGGGACGGACACCAGTACGGCGTCCCATTGAGGTCAAACCTGCTGGTGATGATGTACAACAAGGACCTCTATTCGTCAGCGGGGGTCCCCGAACCGACACCCGAGCTCACGTGGGACGAATACATGAGCCAGGTTCCCGATCTAGTTCAGGATACGAATGGTGATGGGGAGACCGACTCATGGGCAGCCGGTCTGACATGGGTGCGCGGGGTTCTATCGCCTCCGTTCTGGCAGGCAGCGCTGAACTCGAATGGCGGCGCTCTCTTCGACGACGATATGAACCCCACGTTTGATACCGCCGACGGGGAGGCCGCTCTGCAGACGCAGGTTGACCTTCTCGAATACGCGCCGCCTGGGGCACTCACGTACAACTACAACGAGCCCCTTGACGCATTCCGTCAGGGAAAAATTGCCACGCTCTTCACCTGGGGGAGCGCCTTTAAGAGCGCGGCCGTAGATTCGTCGGTGACGACGCTGACGCCAGATCAAGTAGGCATACAGACCATGCCTGCAGGCAGCGAAGGGCCAAGCACGCACCGCGGCGTATGGAGCGGTTCTGTCTTCAAGAACAGTGACAACCCAGAGGCAGCGTGGACATTCCTTCAGTGGATGAGCTCCAAGAAGGGCGAGAAGTGGGCATCAGACAACCTCGGCTCATTCCCCGCGAGGAAATCGACGCTATCGAGTGACCCTGCCGAGGAATGGCTGAAGCCGGTCTACACGACGATTCAGAGTGGTTTTGATGTTGCAGCGGATGGTGAGATGTGGCGCCCGCGCTCCCCGCAATCCAACGCGATTCAAGAAATCCTCGCCAATGAGACCAGCGCGGCGATGCAAGGCAAGCGTTCCGCAGCCGATGCGCTCGCACGGGCATCAGCCGAGATCAAGGAACTGCTGGAGGACTAG
- a CDS encoding DUF2804 domain-containing protein, with protein MKLPIRRLSPGGETIIENEITDRVDLCLPSGELNPAAIGWTRSALHSTNLRGWGRNKRFEYWAVTTPAGILSLNISHHDYRANVSLSYWDRSTDVEIRQGGNIWLPGHAGMRDPDNQTPMHAQKRDVSVRFIPRGVGTELEATSPRIHVSLRVGPGPDHESMGVVVPWTDKLFQYTKKDNGLRPEGTIRIDGVEHIVTADTATAVHDRGRGRWPYFTFWNWGAGSGETDDGTPLGLQFGGKWTDGTPSTENWVRIDGHLQKVSEHLVWKYDPTDWVKEWTITGPSVKLRFTPYRHAHNIFNRVVVLSRGDTCFGHYSGEIRLKDGTTIAFSDVQGHAEEVERRW; from the coding sequence GTGAAACTGCCTATACGACGCTTGTCTCCCGGCGGCGAGACGATCATTGAGAACGAGATCACCGACCGAGTTGATCTCTGCCTTCCCTCGGGGGAGCTCAATCCCGCGGCTATCGGCTGGACGCGATCGGCTTTGCACAGCACGAACCTTCGTGGGTGGGGTCGCAACAAGAGATTCGAGTATTGGGCCGTCACCACTCCCGCGGGAATTCTCTCTCTCAACATCTCCCACCACGACTATCGCGCCAACGTATCCCTGTCGTACTGGGATCGGTCGACCGACGTGGAGATCCGGCAAGGTGGAAACATTTGGCTTCCTGGGCATGCGGGGATGCGGGATCCAGATAACCAAACTCCCATGCATGCGCAGAAGCGTGACGTGAGCGTGAGATTCATTCCTCGAGGCGTGGGGACCGAACTGGAGGCAACCTCACCTCGAATTCACGTCAGTCTCCGTGTCGGCCCTGGCCCCGATCACGAGTCGATGGGCGTCGTGGTGCCCTGGACGGACAAGCTCTTTCAATACACGAAGAAGGACAATGGGCTCCGGCCGGAAGGCACAATCAGAATCGACGGCGTGGAACACATCGTCACGGCCGATACGGCAACGGCTGTGCACGATCGTGGTCGGGGACGATGGCCGTACTTTACATTTTGGAACTGGGGCGCGGGTTCGGGTGAGACTGATGACGGAACACCGCTCGGGCTGCAGTTTGGGGGAAAATGGACGGATGGAACGCCGTCAACTGAGAACTGGGTTCGAATTGATGGGCATCTGCAAAAGGTCAGCGAGCACCTCGTGTGGAAATATGATCCGACCGATTGGGTGAAAGAATGGACGATCACGGGGCCTTCGGTCAAGCTGCGATTCACTCCATACCGTCACGCGCACAACATATTCAATCGCGTCGTGGTCTTGAGCCGAGGTGATACCTGCTTCGGACACTACTCGGGAGAGATTCGTCTGAAGGATGGCACGACGATCGCATTCTCCGATGTACAAGGCCACGCCGAGGAAGTCGAACGTCGCTGGTGA
- a CDS encoding class I SAM-dependent RNA methyltransferase: MPTSAPEQPIELDITNVAHGGIFVARHEGRVVFVSDAIPGEKVLARITDARKKSFWRAETIAVLEPSEHRRDHVWAEASVDRDPIERPGGAEFGHMSLEHQRALKNQVLSEAFEKFAGGAAPDFDVESVAGDDEAGGLGWRTRVRLHVDENGRMGPYAARSHRVVPVASLPLATTRLSELIELDALVEGAASIDLIDPSGSEPLLCVGADDLKAAGTVTERVRDRGFSVDAGGFWQVHRGAASTLTEAVQRAIDGALFEPRADNLDLYGGVGLLAAAVQDRFGDTVRMTSVEADAGATRHARRNLIAGNIEAETARVDRYLTHLHSRLSAVERRAFRDATVVLDPPRAGAGTQVTAQLAQLAPAQIVYVACDPVALARDAGAFAASGYELTSLRAFDLFPHTHHVEAVASFVRAR, translated from the coding sequence ATGCCAACGTCTGCGCCGGAACAGCCCATCGAGCTCGACATCACCAACGTAGCGCACGGAGGGATCTTCGTCGCCCGCCATGAGGGTCGCGTTGTCTTCGTGAGCGATGCGATTCCCGGTGAGAAGGTGCTCGCCCGTATCACGGATGCACGAAAGAAGTCGTTCTGGCGTGCAGAGACCATTGCCGTGCTCGAGCCGTCGGAACATCGACGCGACCACGTGTGGGCTGAGGCCTCCGTCGACCGCGACCCGATCGAGCGCCCGGGCGGCGCCGAGTTTGGCCACATGTCCCTTGAGCACCAGCGCGCACTCAAGAACCAGGTGCTGAGTGAGGCGTTTGAGAAGTTTGCCGGAGGGGCCGCCCCTGACTTTGATGTGGAGTCCGTTGCGGGGGATGACGAAGCGGGCGGCCTCGGCTGGCGCACGCGCGTGCGATTGCACGTTGATGAGAACGGTCGAATGGGCCCGTACGCGGCGCGTTCCCATCGAGTGGTTCCCGTCGCGTCGCTTCCGCTGGCGACGACGCGACTGTCGGAGCTGATCGAACTCGACGCGCTCGTCGAGGGTGCAGCATCCATTGATCTGATCGACCCCAGCGGTTCGGAGCCTCTGCTGTGCGTAGGCGCCGACGATCTCAAGGCCGCGGGCACTGTGACCGAGCGGGTGCGCGACCGAGGGTTCTCTGTTGACGCTGGCGGCTTCTGGCAGGTTCACCGCGGCGCGGCGTCGACGCTCACCGAGGCCGTGCAGCGCGCGATTGACGGCGCACTCTTTGAGCCGCGCGCTGACAACCTCGACCTATACGGCGGCGTCGGGCTGCTCGCCGCTGCGGTGCAGGATCGGTTTGGCGACACCGTGCGCATGACGAGCGTTGAGGCGGATGCCGGTGCAACACGCCACGCTCGACGCAACCTGATTGCGGGAAACATCGAGGCCGAGACGGCGCGCGTCGACCGCTACCTCACTCACCTGCACTCACGCTTGTCGGCTGTCGAGCGTCGCGCCTTTCGCGACGCCACAGTCGTACTCGACCCGCCGCGCGCGGGAGCAGGCACGCAGGTCACCGCCCAACTCGCCCAACTCGCACCGGCCCAGATCGTGTACGTCGCGTGCGATCCCGTTGCGCTCGCGCGGGACGCCGGTGCCTTTGCGGCATCCGGATATGAGCTCACGAGCCTGCGCGCCTTCGATCTTTTTCCGCATACCCATCACGTGGAGGCCGTCGCGTCGTTTGTGCGCGCCCGATGA
- a CDS encoding carbohydrate ABC transporter permease, which yields MTAVHSGLKPHRSRRRTQLRDVFSRWTFVAPAALLLIAVLAYPLLYTLQISFSDFDLATFAPSDWVGAKNYEDVMHDENFANSLTVTGVYLVLALPLQIVLGFGIAFLLNAEWRGRGIIRALFLVPMVVAPVVSGGMWKMLLDPLWGVVSWVLGLFGVAPIDWFGDAGMAMISIVIIDTWRSVPFVVLIAAAALLALPRDVFEAAAVDGANWWQTLKSISLPMLAPIIAATFVVRWLGAVKMFDVIVATTNGGPGQATNVVNLYIYRQAFQLLEFSTSSAMAIIVLVLTMVLTFVFLWGSKKLEDRL from the coding sequence ATGACGGCCGTGCACTCAGGGCTCAAACCGCACCGGTCGCGGCGACGCACCCAGCTGCGAGATGTTTTCAGCAGGTGGACCTTCGTCGCGCCGGCCGCCCTCCTTCTGATTGCGGTGCTCGCGTACCCGCTTTTGTACACGCTGCAGATCAGCTTCTCTGACTTCGACCTGGCGACCTTCGCACCGTCTGACTGGGTTGGGGCAAAGAACTACGAAGATGTGATGCACGATGAGAACTTCGCAAACTCTCTGACGGTGACCGGCGTCTACCTGGTGCTCGCTCTACCGCTTCAGATCGTCCTCGGATTTGGGATTGCCTTCCTTCTCAACGCCGAGTGGAGAGGACGAGGAATCATCCGAGCGCTCTTTCTCGTGCCGATGGTTGTCGCCCCGGTGGTCTCCGGCGGGATGTGGAAGATGTTGCTCGACCCCCTATGGGGCGTTGTGTCGTGGGTGTTGGGGCTCTTCGGCGTTGCACCGATCGACTGGTTCGGCGATGCCGGAATGGCCATGATCAGCATTGTCATCATCGATACCTGGCGATCTGTGCCTTTCGTCGTCCTCATCGCTGCCGCGGCGCTTCTCGCACTACCCCGCGATGTCTTCGAAGCTGCTGCCGTTGATGGTGCCAACTGGTGGCAGACGCTCAAATCGATCAGTCTACCGATGCTCGCACCGATCATCGCGGCGACGTTCGTCGTCAGATGGTTGGGGGCCGTGAAGATGTTCGACGTCATCGTTGCTACGACGAATGGCGGGCCGGGGCAAGCGACAAATGTCGTCAATCTCTACATCTACAGGCAGGCATTTCAACTTCTTGAGTTCAGCACTTCGTCGGCGATGGCCATCATCGTTCTGGTACTCACCATGGTCCTGACGTTCGTGTTTCTGTGGGGAAGTAAGAAGCTGGAGGACAGATTATGA